A single Streptomyces mirabilis DNA region contains:
- a CDS encoding IS110 family transposase, translating into MYDIDDVGVFLGLDVGKSAHHGHGLTPAGKKVFDKQLPNSEPKLRAVFDKLAAKFGTVLVIVDQPASIGALPLTVARDAGCKVAYLPGLAMRRIADLYPGEAKTDAKDAAVIADAARTMPHTLRSLELTDEITAELTVLVGFDQDLAAEATRTSNRIRGLLTQFHPSLERVLGPRLDHPAVTWLLERYGSPAALRKAGRRKLVEVTRPRAPRMAERLIDEVFDALDEQTVVVPGTGTLDIVIPSLARSLAAVHEQRRALEAQIRQLLEAHPLSPVLTSMPGVAVRTAATLLVTVGDATSFPTAAHLASYAGLAPTTKSSGTSIHGEHAPRGGNRQLKRAMFLSAFAALHDPASRSYYDRCRARGKTHTQALLRLARQRISVLFAMLRDGTFYEPRTPRLA; encoded by the coding sequence TTGTACGACATCGACGACGTGGGCGTCTTCCTCGGCCTGGACGTAGGCAAGAGCGCCCATCACGGGCACGGCCTCACCCCGGCCGGCAAGAAGGTCTTCGACAAGCAGCTGCCCAACAGCGAGCCGAAGCTGCGGGCCGTCTTCGACAAGCTGGCCGCGAAGTTCGGCACCGTGCTGGTGATCGTGGACCAGCCCGCCTCGATCGGAGCCCTGCCTCTGACAGTCGCCCGGGACGCCGGCTGCAAGGTCGCCTACCTGCCCGGACTCGCGATGCGCCGGATCGCCGACCTCTACCCGGGCGAGGCGAAGACCGACGCGAAGGACGCCGCGGTCATCGCGGACGCCGCCCGGACCATGCCGCACACCCTGCGCTCGCTTGAGCTCACCGACGAGATCACCGCCGAACTGACCGTGCTGGTGGGCTTCGACCAGGACCTGGCAGCCGAGGCCACCCGCACCTCCAACCGGATACGCGGCCTGCTCACCCAGTTCCACCCCTCGCTGGAACGCGTCCTTGGCCCACGCCTGGACCACCCCGCGGTGACCTGGCTGCTGGAACGCTACGGCTCTCCGGCCGCGCTGCGAAAAGCCGGACGCCGCAAGCTCGTCGAGGTCACCAGACCCAGAGCTCCACGCATGGCCGAGCGGCTGATCGACGAGGTCTTCGATGCCCTGGACGAACAGACCGTCGTCGTTCCAGGCACGGGCACCCTCGACATCGTCATACCCTCCCTTGCCCGTTCGCTCGCCGCCGTCCATGAACAGCGACGAGCCCTTGAAGCGCAGATCAGGCAGTTGCTGGAGGCTCACCCTCTTTCCCCGGTCCTGACCTCGATGCCGGGGGTCGCGGTCAGGACCGCCGCCACCTTGCTGGTCACCGTCGGCGACGCAACCAGCTTCCCCACCGCCGCCCATCTGGCCTCCTACGCCGGCCTCGCCCCGACGACGAAGTCTTCGGGAACCTCGATCCACGGCGAACACGCGCCCAGAGGCGGCAACCGGCAGCTCAAACGGGCGATGTTCCTGTCCGCGTTCGCCGCCCTGCACGATCCCGCCTCCCGTTCCTACTACGACCGCTGCCGAGCTCGCGGAAAGACCCACACGCAGGCCCTCCTCCGCCTCGCCCGACAGCGGATCAGCGTGCTGTTCGCGATGCTCCGCGACGGCACCTTCTACGAACCCAGAACCCCACGCCTCGCTTGA
- a CDS encoding DUF4091 domain-containing protein encodes MPRTRRMPSLIASFVAGAVVAASTTVVAATGDDPHQKPTTTWLTVKVADAMGTRDTITWVPTGSFAGSAEVRVPRYPTTAIEGKDTKELALDAVRGEQVSAQLAIASGKPLDDVHAKVGDLTGPGGARIDGDSTQVRFVKYIPVQRSKSEMDWSATIDQVSSAKEVSGDRDPDVVGDPLEERASVDVPAYAAQPLWFTFHIPRGAKPGTYKGTVRVDVGKATQATYPLTIDVADASVPAPSDYRFFLDVWAQPETIAQAHHVKLWSREHWKLIEKYNRDLASRGQKVINTTIVENPWHHQWSLGTRQSQTATPYSSMVGWSWDGSRFSFDFTRWDRYVDTALRDGLGPDIGAYSMLAFQDQEHLTYRDTRTGGTVTENVDLGGERWRTAWGQFLRAFEKHLTDTGRLEHTYLSFDERPADTMKVVKDFVHEVAPAFDDRIAVAGSVNTEPMASNLSVDWGGIDAMTPEKAEERRKAGKKTTFYVYGWPPHPNTLSYSPAVESRMLPWIAAQRNLDGFLRWSYNSWTADPFSQPVYIFTQGDEYLVYPGADGPMSSIRWEQLKEGIEDFELVAQVRDKSGGDSDALKQALSLATRDLDGRTKNLTDIEQARKAVVKELTS; translated from the coding sequence ATGCCCCGTACCAGACGCATGCCCTCGCTCATCGCCTCCTTCGTCGCGGGTGCGGTCGTCGCCGCGAGCACGACCGTCGTCGCGGCCACCGGCGACGACCCGCACCAGAAACCCACCACCACCTGGCTGACCGTGAAGGTCGCCGACGCCATGGGCACCAGGGACACCATCACCTGGGTGCCCACCGGCTCCTTCGCCGGCTCGGCCGAAGTCCGCGTCCCGCGCTATCCGACCACCGCCATCGAGGGCAAGGACACCAAGGAACTGGCGCTGGACGCCGTACGCGGAGAACAGGTCTCCGCACAGCTCGCCATCGCCTCCGGGAAGCCCCTCGACGACGTCCACGCGAAGGTCGGCGATCTGACCGGACCGGGCGGCGCGCGGATCGACGGCGACAGCACCCAGGTGCGGTTCGTGAAGTACATCCCCGTGCAGCGCTCCAAGAGCGAGATGGACTGGTCCGCCACCATCGACCAGGTCAGCTCCGCCAAGGAGGTCTCCGGCGACCGCGATCCGGACGTCGTCGGGGACCCCTTGGAGGAGCGTGCGTCGGTCGACGTCCCCGCCTACGCGGCCCAGCCGCTCTGGTTCACCTTCCACATCCCGCGGGGCGCCAAGCCCGGCACGTACAAGGGCACCGTCCGCGTCGACGTGGGCAAGGCCACGCAGGCCACCTATCCGCTGACGATCGACGTCGCCGACGCGAGCGTGCCCGCCCCCTCCGACTACCGCTTCTTCCTCGACGTCTGGGCGCAGCCGGAAACCATCGCGCAGGCGCACCACGTCAAGCTGTGGTCGCGGGAGCACTGGAAACTCATCGAGAAGTACAACCGCGACCTGGCGAGCCGTGGCCAGAAGGTCATCAACACGACGATCGTCGAGAACCCCTGGCACCACCAGTGGTCGCTCGGAACCCGGCAGTCGCAGACCGCGACGCCGTACTCCAGCATGGTGGGCTGGAGCTGGGACGGCAGCCGGTTCTCCTTCGACTTCACCCGCTGGGACCGCTACGTCGACACGGCCCTGCGCGACGGGCTCGGCCCGGACATCGGCGCGTACTCGATGCTGGCGTTCCAGGACCAGGAGCACCTCACCTACCGCGACACCCGCACCGGCGGCACGGTCACCGAGAACGTCGACCTCGGCGGGGAGCGGTGGCGCACGGCATGGGGGCAGTTCCTACGCGCCTTCGAAAAGCATCTGACGGACACCGGGCGGCTCGAGCACACGTATCTGTCCTTCGACGAGCGGCCCGCCGACACGATGAAGGTGGTCAAAGACTTCGTCCACGAGGTCGCACCCGCCTTCGACGACCGCATCGCCGTTGCCGGCTCCGTCAACACCGAGCCGATGGCCTCGAACCTCTCTGTCGACTGGGGCGGCATCGACGCCATGACACCCGAGAAGGCGGAGGAGCGGCGCAAGGCCGGCAAGAAGACGACGTTCTACGTGTACGGCTGGCCGCCGCACCCCAACACGCTCAGCTACTCGCCGGCGGTGGAGTCGCGGATGCTGCCGTGGATCGCCGCCCAGCGGAACCTCGACGGCTTTCTGCGTTGGTCGTACAACAGTTGGACCGCCGACCCCTTCTCCCAGCCCGTCTACATCTTCACGCAGGGCGACGAGTACCTCGTCTACCCGGGCGCCGACGGGCCGATGTCCAGCATCCGCTGGGAGCAGCTGAAGGAAGGCATCGAGGACTTCGAGCTGGTCGCGCAGGTCAGGGACAAGTCCGGTGGGGACAGCGACGCCCTGAAGCAGGCGCTGTCGCTCGCCACCCGTGACCTCGACGGGCGCACCAAGAACCTCACCGACATCGAGCAGGCCCGCAAGGCCGTGGTGAAGGAGCTGACGTCATGA
- a CDS encoding beta-galactosidase, whose protein sequence is MRRARLRTSLCAVALAAGCLSAVPAQAAQAPRQVPPQAPAQAHTVTYDQYAVKVDGKPLYLWGAELHYFRLPSPDTWRDVLQKVKAAGFNSVSLYFDWGYHSTSPGSYDFKGIRNVDRLLDEAERAGLYVIARPGPYINAEVSGGGFPAWRKTHAGVNRTSEEAYLKDAREWMSRINPIIARHQLTRGTGSVILYQVENEYQGGRQDADYMQTLIDWAREDGIDVPTFVNDGGANKNWVSGKGAPDIYGFDAYPNAA, encoded by the coding sequence ATGAGACGGGCGAGACTGCGGACCTCACTGTGTGCGGTGGCACTCGCCGCCGGGTGCCTGTCGGCCGTGCCCGCCCAGGCCGCGCAGGCCCCCCGACAGGTCCCCCCGCAAGCACCGGCGCAGGCCCACACGGTCACCTACGACCAGTACGCCGTGAAGGTCGACGGGAAGCCGCTGTACCTGTGGGGCGCCGAATTGCACTACTTCCGGCTGCCCAGCCCGGACACCTGGCGCGACGTACTGCAGAAGGTGAAGGCCGCCGGGTTCAACTCGGTCTCCCTCTACTTCGACTGGGGATACCACTCCACGAGCCCCGGCTCGTACGACTTCAAGGGCATACGCAATGTCGACCGGCTCCTCGACGAGGCCGAGCGCGCGGGCCTGTACGTGATCGCCCGCCCCGGCCCGTACATCAACGCCGAGGTGTCCGGCGGCGGCTTCCCGGCCTGGCGCAAGACGCACGCGGGCGTGAACCGCACGTCCGAGGAGGCGTATCTGAAGGACGCCCGGGAGTGGATGAGCCGGATCAACCCGATCATCGCGCGCCATCAACTCACCCGTGGCACTGGGTCGGTGATTCTCTATCAGGTCGAGAACGAGTACCAGGGCGGCCGACAGGACGCCGACTACATGCAGACCCTCATCGACTGGGCGCGCGAGGACGGCATCGACGTGCCGACCTTCGTCAACGACGGTGGCGCCAACAAGAACTGGGTGAGCGGCAAGGGCGCCCCGGACATCTACGGCTTCGACGCCTACCCCAATGCCGCGTAG
- a CDS encoding IS4 family transposase: MPDQCATTTFTETITCAAGAFAPGHLGELTQHVPFELADAVLEETRTGHRRLRHLPSRVGIYFLLALAMFPALGYARVWDKLVVGLHGLAPHRPSEKALRDLRRRLGPAPLKALFDAVSGPLARPGTKGTCYRSWRTVAFDGCSSLKAPDQPRIRSLFSKSKHRWGISGYPALRLTALVETGTRGLLGAVFGPTSVGEPTHAAQLMHLLSPKMLLLADRGFDGNNFYAAVARSGAQLLVRLGPHRKPVVLEVLADGSYLTLLGGLKLRVIEADITVTLRDGQRVHDRYRLVTTLLDPGSDPASVLVRLYHERWEIESAFYSLRHTLLRGRVLRSCDPFGLEQELWATLAFYQVLRRAMVEAAEAASGTDPDRVSFTVALEAARDQLTAARGILPAEDSSGCSGRIGQAVLANLLPARRPRVSARKVKCPMTRYPGNPVDPRPAISQDITALDIAVHQAVMPPPAPTRPSLTPGRKTLVLDLLRTDPERPWRSQEIAEAIACSNIKSLWTQLSTWVKDGMLRKIAKDTYALVPDWA, from the coding sequence TTGCCCGATCAGTGTGCCACCACCACGTTCACCGAGACCATCACCTGCGCGGCTGGCGCTTTCGCGCCCGGGCACCTCGGCGAGTTGACCCAGCATGTGCCGTTCGAACTGGCTGACGCCGTACTGGAGGAGACTCGGACCGGGCATCGTCGCCTGCGGCATCTCCCCTCACGCGTCGGCATCTACTTCCTCCTGGCTTTGGCGATGTTCCCGGCCCTGGGCTATGCGCGTGTCTGGGACAAGCTTGTCGTCGGCCTGCACGGACTGGCGCCGCACCGGCCGTCGGAGAAGGCACTACGCGATCTGCGGCGCCGTCTGGGGCCGGCTCCGTTGAAGGCGTTGTTCGACGCGGTGTCCGGGCCACTCGCCCGGCCAGGCACGAAGGGCACTTGCTACCGCTCCTGGCGCACGGTCGCCTTCGACGGCTGCAGTTCGCTCAAGGCCCCTGACCAGCCTCGGATCCGCAGTCTGTTCAGCAAGTCCAAGCACCGGTGGGGCATCTCCGGCTACCCGGCCCTGCGGTTGACGGCCCTGGTCGAGACCGGGACACGAGGCTTACTCGGCGCAGTCTTCGGCCCCACCAGCGTCGGCGAACCGACCCATGCCGCCCAGCTCATGCACCTCCTGTCACCAAAAATGCTCCTCCTGGCCGACCGTGGCTTCGACGGGAACAACTTCTATGCAGCCGTCGCCCGCAGCGGTGCTCAGCTGCTGGTCCGCCTCGGCCCGCACCGCAAGCCCGTCGTCCTGGAAGTCCTCGCCGACGGCTCCTACCTCACCCTGCTGGGCGGGCTCAAGCTCCGGGTCATTGAGGCGGACATCACCGTGACCCTTCGCGACGGGCAACGCGTGCACGACCGCTACCGTCTGGTCACCACACTGCTCGACCCCGGCAGCGACCCGGCGTCCGTGCTGGTGCGGCTCTACCATGAGCGGTGGGAGATCGAGTCGGCCTTCTATTCGCTGCGGCACACGCTGCTTCGCGGACGGGTCCTGCGGTCTTGCGACCCGTTCGGACTGGAGCAGGAACTGTGGGCGACCTTGGCCTTCTACCAGGTTCTCCGCAGGGCCATGGTCGAGGCCGCCGAGGCCGCGTCGGGGACTGATCCCGACCGCGTGAGCTTCACCGTGGCCCTCGAAGCAGCGCGGGACCAGCTCACCGCGGCGCGAGGCATCCTGCCCGCCGAAGACAGCAGCGGGTGCTCGGGACGCATCGGCCAAGCCGTACTCGCCAACCTGCTGCCGGCCCGGCGCCCCCGCGTCAGCGCCCGCAAGGTGAAGTGCCCCATGACCCGATACCCCGGCAACCCCGTCGACCCCCGCCCGGCGATCAGCCAGGACATCACTGCCCTGGACATCGCGGTCCATCAGGCGGTCATGCCACCGCCCGCTCCTACCCGCCCATCCCTCACTCCGGGCCGCAAGACGCTCGTGCTCGACCTCCTGCGAACCGATCCCGAACGACCCTGGCGGTCACAGGAGATCGCCGAAGCGATCGCCTGCTCCAACATCAAGAGCCTATGGACACAGCTCTCGACCTGGGTGAAAGACGGGATGCTCCGCAAGATCGCCAAGGACACCTACGCCCTCGTCCCGGACTGGGCATGA
- a CDS encoding NPCBM/NEW2 domain-containing protein, with amino-acid sequence MDAYPQGFDCSSPDTWKNLPDYSYVNDWKPESPLLIPEAQGGAFDAWGGTGYDNCRKLTGTDFTRVSAKMNIAAGVTGQSFYMTYGGTNWGWLADPNAVYTSYDYGAPITESRQLTDKYQEFKRLGYFVNAVKPLARTDKAEAPAPSDDALRIDRRVNPDDGTQFLTVRHADTRVKDTDTTTLSLSGRDGDYPRVPQQGAITVAGRDAKLLVAGYDMERQRLVYSTSEIMTHARIGADDVALLYGRRGEAGETVLRYPSKPKVTVLDGKADVTWDAARGDLRLNYTHQGLIRVRVGDLVLLLADEQETAHWWRQDTAAGSVLVRGPSLLRTAEVDGATLKLTGDSTEAASIEVLADAGNVTWNGRRTAVTSAPRPVTLPALTTWRTHDETPEVTPDFDDSTWTTADHLTADNPDLAGYTPVLAMDEYGFHHGDVWYRGRFRTTGGTSAVTLNANTGPHGVYAAWLNGRYLGSAGDGAHTFDVPDGVLADGGGDNVFSVLVENMGDNEEWGHDYSKEPRGLLSADLLGTDSTITWRIQGDRGGEQPVDTARGAYNNGGLYGERAGWSLPGYPDRSWTRTTLAARSAKSAPGVRWYRTNARLDLPHGQDTSLGLQLEDGRSKDYRVQIFVNGWLVGRQLADTGPQTRFVIPSGLLNEHGDNTIALAVWSTEAGAGPGSAHLVDLGASAGGIGIGTVPAPSYDAKTYTDAPAGAQVTVDAEPFLSAALPGRATVSFHVPGKVGKAARDVDLSLKAPAGWTVTTDAPTHFPRVAPGAIVTAEYTVTPPADPVPYTVLTATASYGRNGRTVTITGERAVQVAPPAPPGDSYVGDLPLVRAVNGWGPVEKDTSNGENAAGDGHPLAIGGTTYAKGLGVHADSQVRVYLGGACTWFTATVGVDDEVGDGGSVSFRAVADGRVLFTSPVLYGSDGGTPVDVDVTGARWLDLTVDGGGDVSADHADWADARLTCAGGTS; translated from the coding sequence TTGGACGCCTACCCCCAGGGCTTCGACTGTTCCAGCCCGGACACCTGGAAGAATCTGCCCGACTACTCGTACGTGAATGACTGGAAGCCCGAGTCCCCGCTGCTCATCCCCGAGGCGCAGGGCGGCGCCTTCGACGCGTGGGGCGGCACCGGCTACGACAACTGCCGCAAGCTCACCGGCACCGACTTCACCCGCGTGTCCGCCAAGATGAACATCGCCGCCGGAGTCACCGGCCAGTCCTTCTACATGACCTACGGCGGCACCAACTGGGGCTGGCTCGCCGACCCCAACGCCGTCTACACCTCGTACGACTACGGCGCACCGATCACCGAGTCCCGTCAACTGACTGACAAGTACCAAGAGTTCAAGCGACTCGGGTACTTCGTCAACGCCGTGAAGCCCCTGGCTCGCACCGACAAGGCCGAGGCGCCCGCGCCGAGCGACGACGCGCTGCGGATCGACCGGCGCGTCAATCCGGACGACGGCACCCAGTTCCTCACCGTCCGGCACGCCGACACCCGGGTGAAGGACACCGACACCACCACCCTGTCCCTGTCCGGCCGGGACGGCGACTATCCACGCGTGCCGCAGCAGGGCGCGATCACGGTCGCCGGACGGGACGCCAAACTCCTCGTGGCGGGCTACGACATGGAGCGGCAGCGGCTCGTCTACTCCACCTCCGAGATCATGACCCACGCCCGCATCGGCGCGGACGACGTGGCGCTGCTGTACGGGAGGAGGGGCGAGGCAGGGGAGACCGTGCTGCGGTACCCGTCGAAGCCGAAGGTAACCGTCCTGGACGGCAAGGCGGACGTCACCTGGGACGCCGCACGGGGCGATCTGCGGCTGAACTACACCCACCAGGGGCTCATCCGCGTCCGCGTGGGCGACCTCGTACTCCTGCTGGCCGACGAGCAGGAGACCGCGCACTGGTGGCGGCAGGACACCGCCGCAGGGTCGGTGCTCGTGCGCGGACCCTCACTGCTGCGGACCGCCGAAGTCGACGGCGCCACCCTGAAGTTGACGGGCGACTCGACCGAAGCCGCGAGCATCGAGGTCCTCGCCGATGCCGGGAACGTGACCTGGAACGGGCGCCGGACCGCCGTCACCTCCGCGCCCCGCCCCGTCACCCTCCCCGCCCTCACCACCTGGCGCACCCACGACGAGACGCCGGAAGTCACCCCGGACTTCGACGACTCGACATGGACCACCGCCGACCACCTCACGGCCGACAATCCCGACCTCGCCGGGTATACACCCGTCCTCGCCATGGACGAGTACGGCTTCCACCACGGCGACGTCTGGTATCGCGGCCGCTTCCGCACGACCGGCGGGACGAGCGCGGTGACGCTGAACGCAAACACCGGGCCGCACGGCGTGTACGCGGCGTGGCTCAACGGCCGCTACCTCGGCAGCGCGGGCGACGGCGCCCATACCTTCGACGTCCCGGACGGCGTCCTGGCTGACGGCGGGGGCGACAACGTGTTCTCCGTCCTCGTGGAGAACATGGGCGACAACGAGGAGTGGGGCCACGACTACTCGAAGGAGCCACGCGGGCTGCTCTCCGCCGACCTCCTCGGCACCGACTCCACGATCACCTGGAGGATCCAGGGCGACCGGGGCGGCGAACAGCCCGTCGACACGGCACGCGGCGCGTACAACAACGGCGGTCTGTACGGGGAGCGGGCCGGCTGGTCGCTGCCGGGCTACCCCGACCGCTCCTGGACGCGTACGACGCTCGCCGCCCGGTCGGCGAAGTCCGCGCCGGGCGTGCGCTGGTACCGCACCAACGCCCGGCTCGACCTGCCGCATGGCCAGGACACCTCCCTCGGGCTGCAACTGGAGGATGGCCGGAGCAAGGACTACCGCGTCCAGATCTTCGTCAATGGCTGGCTCGTCGGACGGCAGCTCGCCGACACCGGCCCCCAGACCCGGTTCGTCATCCCCAGCGGCCTGCTGAACGAACACGGCGACAACACCATCGCCCTGGCCGTCTGGTCCACCGAGGCGGGCGCGGGACCCGGTTCCGCACACCTCGTCGACCTCGGCGCGAGCGCGGGCGGCATCGGCATCGGGACCGTGCCGGCACCGTCGTACGACGCGAAGACATACACCGACGCACCGGCAGGTGCCCAGGTCACCGTGGACGCCGAGCCCTTCCTGAGCGCGGCCCTGCCGGGCCGGGCGACCGTCTCCTTCCACGTCCCCGGGAAGGTCGGGAAGGCGGCGCGGGATGTGGACCTGTCGCTCAAGGCCCCCGCCGGGTGGACGGTGACGACGGACGCCCCGACACACTTCCCGCGCGTCGCGCCCGGCGCCATCGTCACCGCCGAGTACACCGTCACCCCGCCCGCCGACCCGGTCCCGTACACGGTCCTGACGGCAACCGCGTCGTACGGGCGAAATGGCCGCACGGTCACGATCACCGGTGAGCGGGCCGTGCAGGTCGCGCCGCCCGCGCCCCCCGGGGACTCGTACGTCGGCGACCTGCCGCTCGTGCGGGCCGTCAACGGCTGGGGCCCGGTCGAGAAGGACACCTCCAACGGCGAGAACGCGGCCGGTGACGGACACCCCCTGGCCATCGGCGGCACCACCTACGCCAAGGGGCTCGGCGTGCACGCCGACAGCCAGGTCCGCGTCTATCTCGGCGGCGCCTGTACCTGGTTCACGGCCACCGTCGGCGTGGACGACGAGGTCGGCGACGGCGGCAGCGTGTCCTTCCGTGCCGTCGCCGACGGCCGCGTCCTCTTCACCAGCCCCGTGCTGTACGGCTCCGACGGCGGCACTCCCGTCGACGTCGACGTGACGGGCGCGCGCTGGCTCGACCTGACCGTGGACGGCGGCGGCGACGTCTCCGCCGACCACGCGGACTGGGCCGACGCCCGCCTGACCTGCGCGGGAGGTACGTCATGA
- a CDS encoding GDSL-type esterase/lipase family protein translates to MRGLRALAAVVPLILLAAAPAHSERRGDAGWTGTWATSQHAAYDPGTSEVTVRVPVRVSAGGTSVRIRLTNAFTDQPVTIGHATVGRRADGSSVSGPRDLTFGGKREVTIPAGERTASDPVRIPVAARSDLVVSLYFPGRLTHISQHWMGLQTVYWTPDGGGDHAGDPGGAAFTKTDSTFPFLTGIDVRGGPARGSVVALGDSITDGAASTSDADRRWPDFLAGRLAACTTPAGVLNEGISGNRITAGTDGNPSALERLERDVLSQPGARTVILFEGVNDLSWGGATGDQVIDGMREIARRAHARGLRVIGATVVPYRGWGDWWTEAKEADRQQVNTFVRDSGGTFDGYADFDRAVRDPDDPTRYGAAFDSGDHLHPNDTGMKAFADAVDLAGLGVARDCPSARVRLTPYRPDLQVDHATEITATVTNAGPKAVDRVSSTLSLPEGWSARPEGETGVGSLAPGARSTVTWRVTPAAGTAWGAYDIGVRTSYRQAGRVRHDADTVAADVTPVPSPVQPPYGTFATTDDAQFAQNGSQFALWAGGRDLSGWKDEKAVIHVPDAVPATGAVTARLVSQTGSGPSAKAGIAVANDLTAPEKGGYAVLTMSRNYGIEFMTDSDGDGHLDTWAGGGASTHPAWLRLVRSGTTYTAYSTTNGLAWNEIASATVPSASGLLDAGVAASAVNLDHPGTTVQAVFDHFTVEST, encoded by the coding sequence ATGAGGGGGCTCCGCGCCCTGGCGGCCGTCGTGCCGCTCATCCTCCTGGCCGCTGCCCCCGCGCACTCCGAGCGGCGCGGCGACGCCGGCTGGACCGGTACCTGGGCCACCTCCCAGCACGCCGCGTACGATCCGGGCACCTCCGAGGTGACGGTACGGGTCCCGGTGCGCGTCAGCGCGGGCGGCACGAGCGTGCGGATCCGGCTGACCAACGCGTTCACCGACCAGCCGGTGACGATCGGGCACGCCACGGTGGGACGGCGCGCCGACGGCTCGTCCGTGTCGGGCCCGCGGGATCTGACCTTCGGCGGGAAGCGGGAGGTGACGATTCCGGCCGGGGAGCGGACGGCGAGCGATCCGGTGCGGATTCCCGTCGCGGCCCGCAGCGACCTGGTGGTCAGTCTGTACTTCCCGGGCCGGCTGACGCACATCAGTCAGCACTGGATGGGGCTGCAGACCGTCTACTGGACGCCCGACGGCGGCGGCGACCACGCCGGTGATCCCGGCGGAGCCGCGTTCACCAAGACCGATTCCACCTTCCCGTTCCTCACCGGCATCGATGTGCGGGGCGGTCCGGCGCGGGGCTCCGTGGTCGCGCTCGGCGACTCCATCACCGACGGGGCCGCCTCGACCTCGGACGCCGACCGGCGCTGGCCCGACTTCCTGGCCGGCCGCCTCGCCGCCTGCACGACTCCGGCCGGAGTGCTGAACGAGGGCATCAGCGGGAACCGCATCACGGCCGGGACCGACGGCAATCCCTCGGCACTGGAGCGGCTGGAGCGCGATGTGCTGTCCCAGCCGGGGGCCCGGACGGTGATCCTCTTCGAGGGCGTCAACGACCTCAGCTGGGGCGGCGCCACCGGCGACCAGGTGATCGACGGCATGCGGGAGATCGCGCGGCGGGCCCATGCCCGCGGGCTGCGGGTGATCGGCGCGACCGTGGTCCCCTACCGGGGCTGGGGCGACTGGTGGACCGAGGCCAAGGAGGCCGACCGGCAGCAGGTCAACACGTTCGTACGCGACTCCGGTGGCACCTTCGACGGCTACGCCGACTTCGACAGGGCCGTACGGGACCCTGACGACCCCACCCGCTACGGCGCCGCGTTCGACTCCGGTGACCATCTGCATCCCAACGACACCGGGATGAAGGCGTTCGCCGACGCGGTCGACCTCGCCGGTCTCGGGGTGGCCCGCGACTGCCCGTCGGCACGCGTCCGGCTCACCCCGTACCGCCCGGACCTCCAGGTCGACCACGCCACGGAGATCACCGCGACGGTCACCAACGCCGGCCCCAAGGCGGTCGACCGGGTCAGCAGCACCCTGAGCCTGCCGGAAGGCTGGAGTGCCAGGCCGGAGGGGGAGACGGGAGTCGGCTCCCTGGCTCCCGGCGCGCGTTCCACCGTCACCTGGAGAGTCACCCCGGCCGCCGGAACGGCCTGGGGGGCGTACGACATCGGCGTCCGCACTTCCTATCGGCAGGCCGGGCGGGTGCGCCACGACGCCGACACCGTGGCCGCCGACGTCACCCCCGTCCCGTCCCCCGTGCAGCCCCCCTACGGCACGTTCGCCACCACCGACGACGCCCAATTCGCCCAGAACGGCAGCCAGTTCGCCCTCTGGGCGGGCGGTCGGGACCTGTCCGGCTGGAAGGACGAGAAGGCCGTGATCCACGTGCCGGACGCCGTGCCCGCCACGGGCGCCGTCACCGCCCGCCTCGTCTCCCAGACCGGAAGCGGGCCCTCCGCCAAGGCAGGGATCGCCGTCGCGAACGACCTCACCGCCCCGGAGAAGGGCGGCTACGCGGTCCTCACCATGTCCAGGAACTACGGCATCGAGTTCATGACCGACAGTGACGGCGACGGGCATCTCGACACCTGGGCGGGCGGCGGCGCCTCCACCCACCCGGCCTGGCTGCGCCTGGTCCGCTCCGGCACCACCTACACCGCGTATTCCACCACCAACGGCCTCGCATGGAACGAGATCGCGAGCGCGACGGTCCCCTCGGCGAGCGGCCTCCTCGACGCCGGTGTGGCGGCCAGCGCGGTCAACCTCGACCACCCCGGCACGACCGTCCAGGCCGTGTTCGACCACTTCACGGTGGAGAGCACATGA